The following is a genomic window from Mycoplasma bradburyae.
ATAATTATTATGAGTTTAAAAACTCGAGATCAACAAAAAAATATAAGCAGTTGCCCCTTTATCTGCTTATATTTTTTGTTTATTTTAATTTTTAGATTATTTAACGATAAAGTTAATAATCTTATTCTTAACAAAGATTGTTTTAACAATCTGTTTATCTTGGGTTTGTTTTTTGATTGTTTCTTGATTTAAGAAAAAATCAGCAACTTCTTGTTCCGATGCGTCAATATTAAAATCATTAACCATTTTATATTTACCATTAATACTACAAGAGATCGTAACAACATTTTTAACTAAGTATTGTTCATCTCATTTAGCTAATTTCATTGTATATAACAATTGTTTGTTATTGATTTTTTCATTCAATTCTTCAGCTAAGAATGGCGCAAAGAATGATAAAACAATCAAGAAGTTTTTTATCATCTCTTTATTAATTTGCTCTTGTTTGTAACAAGCATTAATAAAGATCATCATTTCACTAACAACAAGATTGAATTCGTAGTTTTCTAAATGTTGATTAACTTTTTTTAAGAAATTGTGATAATCATAATTTAGATGCTCACTTGGATCGTCATTGATAGTTATCTTATCAAATAGGTTATAAACTCTTTCAAGGAATTTTCTAGTTCCATTTAATGCGTTTGAGTTTCAAGCTAAACTAGCATTTAACGGCCCCATAAACATCACATAAGTTCTAATCGTATCAGCTCCGTGTGATAATACTAAATCGTCTGGATTAATAATATTTCCCTTAGATTTAGACATCTTGGTGCCATCTTCACCTAGAATCATTCCTTGGTTCATTAGTTGATAGAACGGTTCTTTTGAACTTACAACATTGATTTTGTATAAGAATTTATATCAAAAACGAGCGTATAATAAATGTAATACAGCATGTTCTTGTCCGCCAACATATAAATCAACTGGCATAAAATGATCAAATAACGCTTTAGCTTCTGGTGAATTTAATGCTAGATAATTTTGATCTAAATGATTTTTATTTAATTCGTGTAACTTTAAAATATATCCTAAGAAATACCAACAAGAACCAGCTCATTGTGGCATGGTGTTAATTTCTCGGGTATATTTTTTATTATCAATAATTGGATGTAGTCATTCATCACTAGCGTTAGCTAGTGGTGGTAATCCTTGTTTGTTTGGTGAAAAATCTTTAAGTTCTGGTAACTTTAAAGGTAATTGTTCATCTTTAAGAAGATGACAATTATTATTTTCATCAAACACAACAGGGAAAGGTTCTCCTCAATAACGTTGTCTTGAAAAAATTCAATCACGCAGTTTGTAATTAGTTTTTTTACTACCAATATTATTTTTTTCTAGGTAATCAATAATTTTATTAATTGCTTGATCATTATCAAGACCATTAATAAAATCAGAATTAATATGGCTTCCATCACCAAGATAAGGATAACTATCAGCTTTTATAACTGGAATGATTTCTAGATTATATTTATTAGCAAAATTATAATCGCGTTCATCATGAGCAGCTACACCCATAACAGCGCCAGTGCCATAATCACTGATAATGTAGTCAGCTAAATAAATTGGGATTCTTTTTTTAGTAATTGGGTGAATAGCAAAATAATTTGTATCAATACCAACATATCTTACGGTTTGATCAATACTGTTAGCTTTAATAAATTCTTCGATTTGGTCATTTTTATTCGTTATTAATTTTTGTTTAACTAGTTCGTGATCGAAACTTAAAGCAATAAAACTAACTCCAAATAGAGTATCAGCTCTTGATGAGAAGACTTCGATTTTTTGATTATCTAAACCTTCAACATCAAACTTAATGCTAGCACCAGTTGATTTACCAATTCAATTAACTTGCATCGCTTTAATTGAATTAGGTCAGTTAATATCATCAAGATCTTTGATTAATTCGTCAGCAAACTCAGTAATTTTAAGTACTCATTGACGCATTTTTTTCTTGATAACTGGATAAGATCCTCTTTCAGAGATCTTATTACCAGCTTCATCAGTTAGTACTTCTTCATTTGCTAATACTGTTCCTAGTTTTTCACATCAATTAACTTCAATA
Proteins encoded in this region:
- the leuS gene encoding leucine--tRNA ligase — encoded protein: MYNHNLIENKWRKVWSDQNVYHFDLDKSKTKYYILDMFPYPSGKGLHVGHVKAFMATDVVSRWKNALGFNVLHPIGWDAFGLPAEQYAIQTNNHPAKFTQENIDNFRNQLQSLGFNYDYRLEVDTTNPNYFQWTQWIFKKLYEHNLAYQADIEVNWCEKLGTVLANEEVLTDEAGNKISERGSYPVIKKKMRQWVLKITEFADELIKDLDDINWPNSIKAMQVNWIGKSTGASIKFDVEGLDNQKIEVFSSRADTLFGVSFIALSFDHELVKQKLITNKNDQIEEFIKANSIDQTVRYVGIDTNYFAIHPITKKRIPIYLADYIISDYGTGAVMGVAAHDERDYNFANKYNLEIIPVIKADSYPYLGDGSHINSDFINGLDNDQAINKIIDYLEKNNIGSKKTNYKLRDWIFSRQRYWGEPFPVVFDENNNCHLLKDEQLPLKLPELKDFSPNKQGLPPLANASDEWLHPIIDNKKYTREINTMPQWAGSCWYFLGYILKLHELNKNHLDQNYLALNSPEAKALFDHFMPVDLYVGGQEHAVLHLLYARFWYKFLYKINVVSSKEPFYQLMNQGMILGEDGTKMSKSKGNIINPDDLVLSHGADTIRTYVMFMGPLNASLAWNSNALNGTRKFLERVYNLFDKITINDDPSEHLNYDYHNFLKKVNQHLENYEFNLVVSEMMIFINACYKQEQINKEMIKNFLIVLSFFAPFLAEELNEKINNKQLLYTMKLAKWDEQYLVKNVVTISCSINGKYKMVNDFNIDASEQEVADFFLNQETIKKQTQDKQIVKTIFVKNKIINFIVK